The genomic window GGGCCAGGACGTGGTGCGCAAGTACAACGCCCGCGAGCAGAAGTTCCTCATCGGCCGCGCGGTGCTGGGCCTGCTCAACCGCACCGCCATGCTCTCGAAGCTCTCCCAGGGCGAGACGGCGGACCTGCTGGGCAACTCCATCCGCATCTTCGCCCCTCAGTTCTCCGCGCTCGGCCGCAAGAACGACGAGATGGTGAAGCAGCTGCGCAAGGCCTACACGCGCAAGGCGCTCAAGGCCCTGGAGATGCCCGCCCTGGCCCTGGGCGATGCCACCAAGGTGGATGCCAAGGCCATGGCCGAGGCCCTGTCGCTCTCCGCGGACCGCGCCGGCATGCTCATGTGCGGCGATGTCTCCGTGGGCCTCGGGGTGGTGCTGCGCGAGGACCCCGCCATGTCCAACTCGAAGATCGACTCCATGGATCCGGTGTTCGCCGCGCTCAAGCACCGGCAGGACCTGAGGGAGATGCTGAACTTCTCGCTCTCGGACGACTTCTTCCGGATGCGGCAGCGGATCGGCCTGTCGCTGTAGCGGCTACTCCTGGCGGAGGACGGCATCCGCGGGCAGGCCGCCGCGGATGCGCGCCACGGCCTGCTCCACGGGCGGCGCCTCGGCGGCCTCCACCGTCACCTTCACCCGGTAGTCCAGCGTGGCGTCGAACACCGGGTAGGAGCCGATGGCCACGTGGGGCATGTCGAGCGCCACCCGGTCCAGCACCGCGGCGATGGCGCTCTCGCCCAGCCGCAGGTACAGGTTGCACAGGTGCACCGGCGTGCCGCGCAGCCGCGCCAGCACCGTCTCCAGCTGCAGCTTGAAGAGCTGCGGCACCCCGGGCAGCAGGAAGATGTTGTCCACCGTCAGCACCGGGAACCAGGTGCCCTCCTGGGGCAGCAGCACCGCCCCCTCGGGCGCGTCCGCCAGCCGCAGGGCCTCGGCGGTGAGGTTCTCCGAGCGCTTGCGCACCAGCTCCACCATCTCCGGCAGCCGCACCACCTGCCGCCCCAGCGCCAGCGCCACCGCGCGCACGGTGACATCGTCGTGCGTGGGGCCGATGCCCCCGCTGGTGAACACGTACGGGGCGCGCGCGCGGGCCCGGGCCACCGCCTCGACGATGATGTCCACGTCGTCGGGGATGATCTCCACCGAGCGCAGGGGGATGCCCACCTCCCTCAGCCGCCGGATGAGCAGCGGACCGTTGGCATCCACCACCTTCGCGGTGAGCACTTCGTTGCCGATGATGACCGCCGCTGCGCCGGTACGCTCCATGGGAGCGCCGAGTCTAGCGCGCGCGCTTGCGTCCAAGCACGGAGTGAATCTCCGCCAGCGCCGCTTCCGTCACGGCCTCCACAGAGGCCTCCCCGTCGATGCGGACGATGGGCTCCTGGGACTCGCGCCGCCGGATGGCCTCCTCGTACTGCCGGGCGATGCGCCGCTGGAGCGTGTCCTCCTCGAACAGCTCCTTGGCCCCGCCCCGCGCCGCGCGCCGGCGCGCCGCCACCGCCGGGGACACGTGGACGAACAGCGTCAGGTCCGGCGGCACCGCGTGGCCGTTCACCGCCTCCACCCACGCCATGGCCAGCGCCGCGCCCTGGTAGGCCAGCGAGGACAGCACGTACCGGTCGCTCAGGACGATGTGGCCCGCCTCCAGCG from Stigmatella erecta includes these protein-coding regions:
- a CDS encoding competence/damage-inducible protein A, with product MERTGAAAVIIGNEVLTAKVVDANGPLLIRRLREVGIPLRSVEIIPDDVDIIVEAVARARARAPYVFTSGGIGPTHDDVTVRAVALALGRQVVRLPEMVELVRKRSENLTAEALRLADAPEGAVLLPQEGTWFPVLTVDNIFLLPGVPQLFKLQLETVLARLRGTPVHLCNLYLRLGESAIAAVLDRVALDMPHVAIGSYPVFDATLDYRVKVTVEAAEAPPVEQAVARIRGGLPADAVLRQE
- the tmk gene encoding dTMP kinase; amino-acid sequence: MSALRRKPGKGRFFVLEGLDGAGTTTQAERLAAALRAEGHTVLTTREPSDGPIGTMIRQALTGRLVLPQGGGPLAPETLALLYAADRTDHLKAKVLPALEAGHIVLSDRYVLSSLAYQGAALAMAWVEAVNGHAVPPDLTLFVHVSPAVAARRRAARGGAKELFEEDTLQRRIARQYEEAIRRRESQEPIVRIDGEASVEAVTEAALAEIHSVLGRKRAR